In the Colletotrichum lupini chromosome 4, complete sequence genome, GATCCTATTCCCCTTCCATCAGACACCGCAGAAGCTCGTTGTCTAGCGCTCGCCCATGTCACCTCATCACGAAAACTATGCTCCTCTTGCAATCTCGCCTCTTGTCGCCAAGACCCGACCACGATGCGGCTACCCATGTGCACCTTCTAGCCGACCGTCTCGTCACTCTTCACATCCCCTCGCCAAGCAGAAACCCATACATGATACGTCCGTAATGACGACCATACCGAACCTACACACCACCAAGCTCGTCTAAGTCGCACAAACCCACTCCGCTTGCAGAATTCCAGAACAGACACTCGCTCAATACTGAACGCTAATGGCCCTCCACGACGCCACAGACCCTATCTCGAAGCAAAACCCGCCTTAGGACTAATACCTAGGAGCTCTTCCTCAGTGCACTACGAATACCTAGGGAAATCCCCATACGGCGGCTTTTGCGCATACATGATCCGCAATGGCATGTACATCAACGCCGCATTATCGTGATACGCTCGCCGCACGCTGACGAGGAACATTTCAATCTGCTCTGGTGTCCATAGCAACCCTCTGGTCAGTGGGCCGAGGGCAATCGCCTGCAGTCCGTCGAGAAGAATCGTCCTCCAGTACATGCCTACTGTCTTGAGCACCCTGTTTCGCGGCCACGTACCAAGCGGTACGTGGAAAATCTTCTCCGTCACGTTGACGAACCCGGCCTCGCGCATCATATTAGGCAGCCGGTCACCTGCGGCAGCATTAAAGTCGATGCCGAGGCTCGTGAGTCCCTGGGTTACGAAACTCCAATACTGAGCCACCGGGTGTGAGGGCGGCATGGCGTTGTATGCCGATGACGGGAAGTGATGGATCTCTTGCAATTCGATCCAGCCGCCGGGTTTCAGGTGCCTACTAACGTATTAGGCCTGCCATTGACAAGTCGTAGACATGCGACTTACTCGTATGCCCTATGGAACAGGTTTCTCCAATTCTTGATGGCCATAACCGTGTGTCGAGAATGGATATAATCGAAATGATTCCTTGGATACAACCACGAACTTTCCACATCGTCGACCTCAAATTTGACATTTGGCGGTACCCAGTCCGGTTGAATGGGGCTGAGATCGACTCCCAGCACTGTTGCACTCTCAAACTGGTCGCCCACTACATCGTCGTTAGCATCACGAACTCTTCACCAACTctgccaaaaaaaaaaaaaaaacagagTCTCCCAACTTACTCTCAATAGCCCATGCGCCTGTCCCCGTCCCGATGTCCAGAATTTGCTGCGGCCACTCGCCAATGGGTGCAAAGTGCAGCTTCTGATTGCACAGGAGCTTCACCATGGCATGCTTCATGTCTTCACGCTCCTGCTCCACCTCGTCGTTGGGAAAGTTGTACAGTCCTTCTCGGAAGCGGTGATAGCGTCGCCCATTCTCGTACATATAATCTCGAACTGATGACGTAACGGACGTACTGGCATTTGTCGCACTGTCGCTTCCGTATCCGCCATCCGACTCTGTGCCGTCGAAAATCGAGGCCATGTCGTCACTGTCTGCCACGATGGAGCTTTCGGCTTGCGTTGCAGCTTCCGACGATTCTGTGACCTCTTGCTCGACCGACAGATCTGGGAAAATCGGGACGCCATTGGGATGCGTCAAAGGCGACCGCAGCGCAGGAAATACATCGCGAGGCAGGTGTTGGTTCGCCTCATATGCGTTACGGTTGGCAGATACCACATCGGGTGCTGCTTGAGTCCTTCCCACGGGTTCGCTAGTGTCTGTCTTGGCCGCCGCGGGGTCATCGGATAGCCGATCGAGCCTGGGCGGCTTCTCCTTCTTAGCTGGCGCCGATGCTGTCGCGTCCGTCATTGAGTCGATCATTCGTTGCTGGTTTGAGTGCGCAATGGCGGGTTCTGTTGTGTTTTCTGCAAGTTGAGAAGAGAGCCCGAGGTTTCGCTCCTCGTGTTGCGGGAGCACGAGTTGACCGTCGGGCGCCACATATTGCTTTTTTGAGGTCCATGCCTGACCAGGGATGCCATCATCCTCTCGCGTCGCAAAAGCGGCTGGCAGCTCGTGTCTGCTCGCAGAAAGTGTCTCAGATCCGATGCCCATAGAGATATGAGCCTTGTGTTCTTTGTCTCGGAGCTCTTCTAGAGACGGTGTTCTAGCGGTTCCACCAGATGCCAACAGCGTCTCGCTTGTCTGCTCATCTGCTGTCGAAAGCCCCGTCATTGCGGTCATTGGACGATGTGCGCAGTAAAGAACGGCCACCGCCTTGCGCTTCGATGCTTCAGTCTCGGTCAGTTCCGATCAGAGCTTGCTCTGATGTTGTCAGACTCTTTTGTTGTCGTCTCTGTGCCACTCGAGCATCAAGAAGTTGACGAGTAGTCTGGGAGATGGCCCGATCTTTAAAAGCGCAGATTCAGCCTGAACTTGTATCATGCGACGAATAAGGAGGCAACTTGCAGCTACAGTTGTACGAGGCACTGGTCATTCACCATCAGCCAACGCTCGGCCGTGGCGCACAAACAGGAGCTTGGCGAAACTCCAAAGTACAGCACGTTGGAGCTTTATTTGAGGGCATGACGGAGGGAATGACAGCTCAGGCCACCCATGCGTCAATTACTTGACTTCGCCAATACATGCAAGTTGGGTGGACAGGTCTGAATGTGATCCGTCATGGGCCCGTTGGTCTGGCCTGCTCTTTGTGGCTTGCCCTCAATATCGTTTTCAACCTAGGCCTTTTCCCTTCTTCTTTCCTTTCCTCCACAGTGGGTACGGAAAGGCTCGACCCCTCGCCAAGACGGCAAGCAATCTATGGCCTTCCCTGGAGCTGCAACTTGACAGTACGGATAGATCGTTCAGCTCCAATTACCTGGTCGGTGCGAAATCTCTGCGCCGCAACAACTAACAATGTGACAAGGTTGCCTGTCCCGCCCGCGGCCCATCCCAGATCGAACACGCTGCTGCAGGGGCCTAGGCTGGCTCTCGAGCCGCCGTCCTGGTTGACTTGTGGACGGACTTGACGGAGGATGGGCGGGGTGGGGAAGGTTGCATCGATGCAGGTTTGCGAAGCGACAATGGCCATTCTTCTCTAGTCCCTCGATTCGTTGGTTGGATCTTGAGCAACCAAGTTCTTGCTCGCATTCGGATCTGCATCCTTTCCTTCGAGGCTTCAGCTATGCCCATCGACCTCTTGTCCAAAGATGGGCCGTCGGACAGCTGATGGTTGCCTTCATTGTTCTCAGATGAACACCGTTCGCACATCAATTGACGCTTCGAAATCAAGATCAAAACATTCCTTTCCACGAATCACCATTTCGACACGATGGGACGGACCATTCAAAGCTCTCAAGGGCTAGATCAGGCTTCGCGTGAAGTCATCTGCGACATGATTGGTGCTTGGCCAAGGCAGCAATCCAACAGCCTCACTGTTGGTCGTCGTTTCGAGCTCAGTTCCAAGTTCCAATTGTTCGCCATCAACCCACCGCTATCACCAAATTCACCAAATTCGAATGTTTCCAGTGACAGCAATGTCAGAAAGCGCCACCTCCTTCTTATCGGGTGAAAACAACCTCTGCTCGGCCTGTGCGTCCATCGACTTTGATTCCTTCATTCATCATGCCAAAGGTGTGGTGGGCAAATCGTTACACGACATCGACAAGCGCTATCTCGGACTAGATTCTCCAGACTCCCCATTTGCGCTGCTAGTATGTGATGACAACGGCGCGGTAGAGATGGTAGGCATTGAAGTCGATCACGTCGAGAAGACCTCTGCTTGTCCCTGTTACGATGTTTTCAAGGATCGTCAAGTTAAAGGTTACCACACTTACCTTGTGTATTACTTGCACTCTTCGCGAAAACAGTATGATCTACGAATGAAGAACAAAAAACTTGCTCGTCCACATCTCAAAGTGTGTTCTTTGGTTGAAGTTGACCGTAAGCCAAGTCCGAGTGACGGTTTAACGGCGAGATACATCAGAACCTGCCCCATGGATCGCACTTTCAAGTTGGTCCAACCCGGCCAGCCAGATCCCAAACTGTCAGCAGACTTGTTATCCATCAAGTCTGCCTTGGCGCGCGAGGCTTGCCGGCATCATCTCAAATCAGAGGGAGGTCAGAATTGGGAAGCATTGTTTCGACAGGGACTACCTGGGTGGAGTGTCATAGACTGCTTCACGGACAAAATTCTCAACCTCGAGGATTGCGTTGCGTCGGCGGGGTCCTTCGATGCAGTCGAGTACGCTACCCTGAGTTATGTCTGGGGGTCCGCACAGAGCGATTGTCCAAGGCTTGATCGCAAACTGCCCGCATCCGTGCCTCGAGTCATCGAAGATGCAAAGACTGCAACGGCTTCGCTAGGATTCCGGTATCTTTGGGTCGATCGCTATTGTATCCCTCAACGTTGTGCAAAAGAAGCCCTCGACCAGATCTGCAACATGAACCTCATCTATGCCCGGTCCTGCATCACCATCGTTGCTGCAGCAGGCCAATGTCCGGACTACGGTCTTCCTGGGGTTGGGAAGACACTGCGAAAAGTACTTGACACTTTCCAAATCGGACCTCATACCATCAGACGAATGCCCACCGGTACAAAATGGGTTGTGCAGCAGATCCAGCACTCCAAGTGGAATACGAGAGCTTGGACTTGTCAGGAGGCAGCTTTATCAACGAGGCGACTGTACTTCACCGACCACTTTGCCCTTTTGGAGAATGGAAATCAGGGAGAAAGCTACATTGAAGGCTTGCCGAATCAACTTTGCCCAAAGAACGGGACCGCATGGGATGGTATGAATGCGTTAGGTTCTATTCCCCACGCGGGAAGCTATGCAACCCGGGAGCTTTCTTTCGAGGCAGACGTCTTTCGCGCATTTCAAGGATGTCAGTCTCATTACAACCATGTCCACATGGGGACATCTGTCTTGTTTTGTGGAATAAGGATAGGAAATGATTGCGAATTTTCGTCGGCTTTGCTTTGGGAAAAGCCAGCATCTTCGTCTCGGCCCCAAAGACGCGCTGGGGGGCAGAGTTGGACGTGGCTGGGATGGCATGTGTCACGGAACTCTGAGTTATCGAGATATAGCCCATGGGCTCCATGCTACGAATTGCAGGTGAGCCATTATGCGAGTTTTGTGCCTGCTGCACAAGTTTCACTTCGGTATGCGGATGGGTTCACCTTCAAGTGGGCTTCCATGACGAAGGAGCGGATCTACAAGTTGATGGACGACCGAGATGAGGGCACCATAGAGTTCATCCTTGTAACAGGACTGACTTTCGGATTCAAAGCGTTGCGGTCCATGTCTAGTCAAGAGGAATATATCGCCAGGGCTGGGTCACGGGCGAACACCAGCCCAGGCCTTAAGAGAGCCATTGTTCAGTGGCCATGTTTCAATGACTTGGACGAAATTGCACGGGAATCTTACGGCATTTCGCAAAATGAATTGTTAGATGAGTCTCGAGCTCTTTGCCTTTGCATTAGGTCGTGTATCTTTGGGGGACACGGTCAACTCCATTGTCTGGGATTGGTGTCGTCCGATGGCGGGTCGACTTGGCAGAGATTGAGCATGTTCAAGATCAGTTTCGGAAAATGTAGGACACACGTATGTCCGGACGCTTTCGGGTGGGAACGGAGGGAGCTCAAGATACGCTGAGCCATGATGATCTACTACTTTTAAGCACCTGTGTAAACGTgatatcgttaataagtcaaTGGCTCTATAGAATCATCGACGGCAGCCTGTTCTCTATCGGTCTCCGGTAGAGGGTATCCGGTAACATGAAGTTGGAGGGCTTGAGATTCTGGTGCACCTTTCTCTTATTCTCTCTGCTTGTCGTTGGATTTCCATTTCTTATCTTTGCGCGCGGTCACGACCCTAGTTTCTAGATATTTCCTAACACGAATATGTGAATGCGTGGTACAAGAAATCGTTCAGGCGCCTTGACCTTGGAGTTCTGTCGTTGGTGACGCCCCAGGTTGCGCATGTGCCTTTATAGACGTCCTCCCTCGTCCCATCACGAAATTTCGGGACCAAGATCGTCCGTACGTGAGCTTGACGGCATGACGGTTGTATCCCTCAGATATACTCATAATTGCTACAGTTCCGGAGAAGCATGGGAGCTAGTTAAGAAACAAAATTCATTGCTTGGCTTGGATGATGTTGCCTGAGAAGAACGCGATTGCCGCTGTTCTTCCTCCTTTAGTGTACGGCAATGCTTATGATAGGCCATATTGCACGCGATCTTCGGGCACAAAAGGAAAGTCCCTAGCAGAATGGCCTTCGAACCGTAAAACGCTTGAGGTATCTCCGTTGACGTGTTGGTCATTCCGATGACTCTACTCCGACACCGTGCCTCGCGACTATCATCTTCGTTTCGGAGATGGAAAGTGCCAACGCTATAAGTCAAATCAGGTTTCCCGTGGGTCTTTTTCCCAGCTGTAATTTATGAACCATCGAATACACTAGAGCTAACGACAAAAACTCAGCGGCAGTGTCATCTAATTGTACTTCACCATCAATCTGCAAGAGGATACTAGATACAGCATCATCTAACCGTAAGTCAACCTCAACCCCCTTACGAATATCAATCGGACACTAACCAGAAATCAACGACAAAGACCATCGACAATGGACGAATCCAAAAATGAGACCGGCAGACTGGGAGGTGTATACACCTACTTCCA is a window encoding:
- a CDS encoding methyltransferase yields the protein MTGLSTADEQTSETLLASGGTARTPSLEELRDKEHKAHISMGIGSETLSASRHELPAAFATREDDGIPGQAWTSKKQYVAPDGQLVLPQHEERNLGLSSQLAENTTEPAIAHSNQQRMIDSMTDATASAPAKKEKPPRLDRLSDDPAAAKTDTSEPVGRTQAAPDVVSANRNAYEANQHLPRDVFPALRSPLTHPNGVPIFPDLSVEQEVTESSEAATQAESSIVADSDDMASIFDGTESDGGYGSDSATNASTSVTSSVRDYMYENGRRYHRFREGLYNFPNDEVEQEREDMKHAMVKLLCNQKLHFAPIGEWPQQILDIGTGTGAWAIEMGDQFESATVLGVDLSPIQPDWVPPNVKFEVDDVESSWLYPRNHFDYIHSRHTVMAIKNWRNLFHRAYEHLKPGGWIELQEIHHFPSSAYNAMPPSHPVAQYWSFVTQGLTSLGIDFNAAAGDRLPNMMREAGFVNVTEKIFHVPLGTWPRNRVLKTVGMYWRTILLDGLQAIALGPLTRGLLWTPEQIEMFLVSVRRAYHDNAALMYMPLRIMYAQKPPYGDFPRYS